One genomic window of Cinclus cinclus chromosome 6, bCinCin1.1, whole genome shotgun sequence includes the following:
- the CCDC86 gene encoding coiled-coil domain-containing protein 86 — protein MEGENGETPGPGATPEGPGRATSARRRRKGGKKRQEAVVAIPRGKPKSGRVWKDPGKKRFSHMIQDKALRTSWARKMKERQERKLVQDLARQLEEAKQREKEEKKRRREENLKRRLENERKAEIVQVIRNPLKLKRAKKKQLRRVEKRDTLALLQKTPVRRSAAME, from the exons ATGGAGGGGGAGAACGGGGAGACCCCGGGACCCGGAGCGACCCCCGAGGGGCCCGGCAGGGCCACCTCGGCTCGGCGGCGGCGGAAAGGCGGCAAGAAGCGTCAGGAGGCGGTGGTAGCCATCCCGCGGGGCAAGCCCAAGTCGGGACGGGTGTGGAAGGATCCCGGGAAGAAGAG GTTCTCCCACATGATCCAGGACAAGGCGCTCCGCACCTCCTGGGCACGGAAAAtgaaggagaggcaggagaggaAGCTGGTCCAGGATCTGGCACGGCAGCTGGAGGAAGCGaagcagagggagaaggag GAAAAGAAGCGGCGGCGGGAGGAAAACCTGAAGCGACGCCTGGAAAACGAGCGGAAAGCCGAGATTGTCCAAGTG ATCCGGAACCCCCTGAAGCTCAAGAGGGCCAAGAAGAAGCAGCTGAGGCGGGTGGAAAAGCGGGATACTCTGGCCCTGCTCCAGAAGACACCAGTGAGGCGCAGCGCAGCCATGGAATGA
- the ZP1 gene encoding zona pellucida sperm-binding protein 1 gives MGRSCSFLLLLFLLSPWPRATVALLRYRHECGELGMQLLVLPSHGRSVRFKVLDEFGSRFDVANCSICLHWLNSREDGSIIFSSGYKGCHVLFKENHYILRVQLEELLSSGIPVTSYEVNITCPKPGGSEMLPDGKREKGRDSGVLFSHTGLHQVSESSLTLTGSHFTSQDHLEQVHTVGRYEPSSVHPGIQHHSNPAHSGLLSQPGGVHPVTQFQGSFIHPGVQPGGQSQPGILRPVLVSQNHPSFVHPGGQTQPGHLHPGSVSQNQPVMMHPGGQNQPGIRPGSISQNRPGGFVSQNPPGGQNQPGIHPGFVSQNPPGGQNQPGQLRPAFVSQNPPGGQNQPGQLRPAFVSQNPPGGQNQPGLRPGLVSHNQPGLTSTGAQTPTGFLRPGAQPPNQPGISRPSHHSPDQTGLHGHTGLLHPGHPSPALVHPGLSSWPGYISSGLQTQPGLGRPGLQPQPGLLHPGIHSQPSLLESTALFYPSAGAGMQLTQEQCQVPVGRMPCLAPQGREGCLQAGCCYDDMDRTTPCYYGNTATVQCLLEGYFVLVVPRGTVAAPYNLDSVRLASSQAGCEPLHVSEAFVMFRFPVTHCGTTVQVVEDRLIYENQLISTIDVQGSPRGSITRDSIYILHARCIYNSSDLLPLGVEVAAPPTAVPLAMPGPLGLQLRIATDESYSSYHPVGDFPLVRVLRDPIYVEVRLLQKTDPNLVLVLHHCWASPGSHATSQPQWPILVEGCPFQGDNYRTRLIPMGPASPELPFPSHYQRFVISTFAFVEPPGMAVLEGEVYISCSASVCHLAQPEPCRPSCQLGVPSRARRSLGDRKTSDKMGTVTSQGCIVFPEVPKRGGTQQTG, from the exons ATGGGACggagctgctccttcctcctgcttctcttcctcttgtCCCCATGGCCCAGAGCCACCGTGGCACTCCTGCGGTACCGCCACGAATGCGGAGAGTTGGGAATGCAGCTCCTGGTCCTCCCATCCCACGGCCGCTCCGTCCGCTTCAAGGTTCTGG ACGAGTTTGGCTCCCGCTTTGACGTGGCCAACTGCTCCATCTGCCTCCACTGGCTGAATTCCAGGGAGGATGGCTCCATCATCTTCTCCTCCGGCTACAAGGGCTGCCATGTCCTGTTCAAG GAGAACCACTACATCCTGCGtgtgcagctggaggagctgctgtccAGTGGGATTCCTGTCACCTCCTATGAGGTCAACATCACCTGCCCCAAGCCAGGTGGCTCTGAGATGCTCCCAGATGGAAAGCGGGAGAAGGGCCGGGACAGCGGAGTCCTGTTCTCTCACACTGGCCTGCACCAGGTCTCTGAGTCCTCCCTTACTCTTACGGGATCCCACTTCACATCCCAAGATCACTTGGAGCAGGTTCACACCGTGGGACGGTACGAGCCCAGCTCAGTGCATCCTGGGATCCAGCACCATTCCAATCCGGCTCACTCTGGGCTTCTGTCCCAGCCTGGTGGGGTTCATCCTGTCACCCAGTTCCAGGGAAGCTTCATTCACCCGGGAGTGCAGCCAGGggggcagagccagccagggaTCCTTCGCCCAGTGCTTGtatcccaaaaccaccccagtTTTGTGCATCCCGGGGGTCAgacccagccggggcacctgCATCCAGGGTCTGTATCCCAAAACCAGCCTGTGATGATGCATCCTGGGGGACAAAACCAACCAGGGATTCGCCCAGGGTCTATATCCCAAAACCGGCCTGGGG GGTTTGTATCCCAAAACCCTCCTGGGGGCCAAAACCAACCAGGGATTCACCCAGGGTTTGTATCCCAAAACCCTCCTGGGGGCCAAAACCAACCAGGGCAGCTTCGTCCAGCGTTTGTATCCCAAAACCCTCCTGGGGGCCAAAACCAACCAGGGCAGCTTCGTCCAGCGTTTGTATCCCAAAACCCTCCTGGGGGCCAAAACCAACCAGGTCTTCGCCCTGGGCTTGTATCCCACAACCAGCCTGGCTTGACCTCCACTGGTGCCCAGACTCCCACAGGATTCCTGCGCCCGGGAGCTCAGCCCCCAAACCAGCCGGGAATATCTCGTCCCAGTCATCACTCACCTGACCAAACTGGGCTCCATGgccacactgggctgctccatcctggccatcccagcccagctttggTGCACCCAGGACTCTCATCCTGGCCAGGTTACATCAGCTCTGGACTCCAGACCCAGCCAGGCCTGGGACGCCCAGgactgcagccccagcctggattGCTACATCCTGGGATTCACTCCCAGCCCAGTCTGTTGGAGTCCACAGCACTCTTCTACCCCTCTGCGGGAGCAG GAATGCAGCTGACACAGGAGCAGTGCCAGGTGCCAGTAGGCCGGATGCCATGCCTGGCTCCTCAGGGACGAGAGGGATGCCTGCAGGCTGGATGCTGCTACGATGACATGGACCGTACCACACCCTGCTATTATGGGAATACCG CCACCGTGCAGTGCCTTCTGGAGGGATACTTTGTCCTGGTGGTGCCACGGGGAACGGTGGCTGCACCGTACAACCTGGACAGCGTGCGGCTGGCCAGCAGCCAGGCGGGATGTGAGCCCCTCCACGTGTCCGAGGCCTTTGTCATGTTCCGCTTCCCGGTCACCCACTGCGGCACCACAGTCCAG GTAGTTGAGGACAGGCTGATCTATGAGAACCAGCTGATCTCCACCATCGATGTCCAGGGATCCCCCCGTGGCTCCATCACTCGGGACAGCATCTACAT TCTCCATGCTCGGTGCATCTACAACTCCAGCGACCTCCTTCCCTTGGGAGTGGAGGTGGCCGCGCCCCCCACAGCCGTACCCCTGGCCATGCCGGGCCCGCTGGGGCTCCAGCTGCGGATTGCCACTG ATGAATCCTACAGTTCCTACCACCCTGTGGGTGACTTCCCCTTGGTGAGGGTGCTCCGGGACCCCATTTACGTGGAAGTCCGGCTGCTCCAGAAGACGGATCCCAAtttggtgctggtgctgcaccaCTGCTGGGCCTCCCCTGGTTCCCACGCCACATCTCAGCCCCAGTGGCCCATCCTGGTGGAGGG GTGTCCCTTCCAAGGGGACAACTACAGGACTCGGCTAATTCCAATGGGTCCGGCCTCTCCGGAGCTGCCCTTCCCGAGCCACTACCAGCGCTTTGTCATCTCCACCTTTGCCTTTGTGGAGCCCCCTGgaatggctgtgctggagggggAG GTGTACATCTCCTGCAGCGCTTCTGTGTGCCACCTGGCCCAGCCGGAGCCCTGCCGGCcctcctgccagctgggagTGCCCTCAC GAGCGCGGAGGTCTCTGGGGGACAGGAAGACAAGTGACAAAATGGGGACAGTCACATCCCAGGGATGCATCGTCTTTCCTGAAGTTCCCAAGAGAGGAGGAACTCAGCAGACAGGCTAA
- the LOC134045020 gene encoding membrane-spanning 4-domains subfamily A member 15-like — translation MATTTVTDAGSVRIITEVIPATDPRAAQLASGSKAPARTSFQTQVFLRAHPKVLGTIHIFTGIIHICFGIILTVSEHRNPSLPVASGILFWLGILLLVSGSLLVESEKRDSSVLVKTCCVVNVGVVLGTLVATGIHGTAITRNIPGCENPGPFQIRPEWCLSVHSKMLTNVLDSILVILSLLEFCVAVAVLAFGYDTVRQHTYTQLAL, via the exons ATGGCAACCACCACGGTGACCGATGCCGGCAGTGTGAGGATCATCACGGAGGTGATCCCGGCCACGGATCCCCGGGCGGCCCAGCTGGCCTCAGGCTCCAAGGCACCTGCCAGGACCTCATTCCAAACGCAAGTCTTCCTGAGGGCTCATCCCAAGGTGTTGGGG ACCATCCACATCTTCACCGGAATCATCCACATCTGCTTTGGGATCATCCTGACAGTGTCGGAGCACAGGAACCCTTCCCTCCCTGTGGCCAGTGGGATCCTCTTCTGGCTGGGGATCCTC CTCCTGGTCTCGGGCTCATTGCTGGTGGAAAGTGAAAAGAGagacagctctgtgctg GTCAAGACCTGCTGTGTGGTCAATGTGGGAGTTGTCCTGGGAACGCTGGTGGCCACTGGGATCCATGGCACAGCCATCACCCGGAACATTCCCGGCTGCGAGAACCCCGGGCCCTTCCAGATCCGCCCAGAATGGTGCCTCAGCGTGCACAGCAAG ATGCTGACCAACGTGCTGGATTCCATCTTGGTGATCCTCAGCCTATTGGAATTCTGCGTGGCCGTGGCGGTTCTGGCGTTTGGATACGACACAGTCCGGCAGCACACATACACCCAGCTG gcGCTGTAG
- the LOC134045024 gene encoding LOW QUALITY PROTEIN: acyl-coenzyme A amino acid N-acyltransferase 2-like (The sequence of the model RefSeq protein was modified relative to this genomic sequence to represent the inferred CDS: inserted 2 bases in 1 codon; substituted 2 bases at 2 genomic stop codons), whose protein sequence is MIPTDPAPFQGLFLSLPGRNHPRTLCEERTSITHLPVRGNTGNLXWGLEVGNPRGFLNIPGFSWSVNTPFCILGKGCGCELGWRGWGGQRGALGXECEALELHPGMTIWGEGVPSELAWGLPHMSRMGDCHRESGGWQEFXGVAGASLAWGHGAGGLCPFHSRVNDFQGILEPLPLQSPRPKLYPAGCTMVEVTVTPQSTLADRPVQIRVRGLSPSQLVTLRAWLKDEQGECFQSRAFFRADGAGEVDPGLHAALGGSYSGVWPMGLFWFLQPDTLFRRLVKRDVAGSPFRVRLEVFDGICLGMNPQEQPLGSCEAERWYVGPGVQRVPIREGRVRGALFLPPGPGPFPGVIDLFGGAGGLIEFRAGLLASRGFAVLALAFFAYDDLPRVLAKLDLEYFEEAAELLLRHPKVRGPGLGVVGVSKGAEVALAMATFLPQVVATVWINGTAFLHGNPLVYKDLRIPPIPYYTERIQFTDVGAIDNSAIFADPRDPAYRASAIPVEKIRGKVLFVVGEADRSFNSKLFAELALARMPPESGRILSYPGAGHLIEPPGSPLCSNSSIRGTPRPVAWGGEPQPHARAQEHSWQEILQFLELHLGSVATMKL, encoded by the exons ATGATTCCTACAGATCCTGCTCCTTTCCAAGGGCTTTTCCTCAGCTTGCCAGGCAGGAATCACCCCAGGACCCTCTGT GAAGAGAGAACCAGTATCACACACCTTCCTGTGAGGGGCAACACTGGGAATTT GTGGGGGCTGGAAGTTGGAAATCCACGTGGATTTCTTAACATTCCTGGTTTTTCTTGGTCTGTGAACACCCCTTTCTGCATTCTTGGGAAGGGATGTGGTTGTGAgctgggatggaggggatgggggggacAAAGAGGTGCACTTGG ATAGGAATGTGAGGCCCTGGAGCTTCATCCTGGAATGACaatttggggggagggggtgccCTCAGAATTGGCATGGGGTCTCCCACACATGTCCAGGATGGGGGACTGCCACAGGGAAAGTGGGGGCTGGCAGGAATTTTAGGGTGTGGCCggtgccagcctggcctggggtCATGGGGCAGGAGGGCTCTGCCCTTTCCATTCCCGGGTTAATGATTTCCAAGGAATCCTTGAGcctctccctctgcagagcccacGGCCCAAGCTTTACCCGGCAGG GTGCACCATGGtggaggtgacagtgacaccgCAGTCCACGCTAGCCGACCGGCCAGTGCAGATCCGGGTTCGGGgactgtccccatcccagctcGTCACCCTCCGGGCATGGCTGAAGGATGAGCAGGGCGAGTGCTTCCAATCCCGTGCCTTTTTCCGTGCTGATGGAGCGGGAGAGGTTGATCCTGGGCTCCATGCTGCCCTGGGGGGCAGCTACTCTGGGGTCTGGCCCATGGGGCTCTTCTGGTTCCTGCAGCCCGACACCCTTTTCCGACGGCTGGTCAAGCGGGATGTGGCCGGCAGCCCCTTCCGCGTCCGGCTGGAAGTGTTTGATGGGATCTGCCTGGGCATGAATCCCCAGGAGCAACCGCTGGGATCCTGCGAGGCCGAGCGCTGGTACGTGGGCCCCGGAGTGCAGCGGGTGCCCATCCGCGAGGGAAGGGTCCGTGGTGCCTTATTCCTGCCTCCTG GTCCAGGCCCCTTCCCTGGAGTCATTGACCTGTTTGGGGGCGCGGGGGGGCTGATCGAGTTCCGGGCAGGGCTCTTGGCCAGCCGGGGCTTTGCCGTGCTGGCCCTCGCCTTCTTTGCCTACGACGACCTGCCCCGAGTCCTGGCTAAGCTGGACTTGGAATATtttgaggaagcagcagagctgctcctccgGCATCCCAAG GTCCGAGGCCCAGGCCTGGGCGTGGTGGGCGTCTCCAAGGGTGCGGAGGTGGCCTTGGCCATGGCCACCTTCCTGCCACAGGTGGTGGCCACGGTGTGGATCAACGGTACGGCCTTCCTGCATGGAAACCCACTGGTCTATAAAGATCTCCGCATCCCTCCCATTCCCTACTACACCGAGCGCATCCAGTTCACCGATGTAGGGGCCATAGACAACTCGGCCATCTTCGCTGACCCCCGGGATCCTGCCTACCGCGCCTCAGCCATCCCGGTGGAGAAGATCCGGGGAAAGGTGCTTTTTGTGGTGGGAGAGGCTGACCGGAGCTTCAACAGCAAGCTCTTCGCCGAGCTGGCGCTGGCACGGAtgccaccagagagcggccGGATCCTGTCCTATCCTGGTGCAGGGCACCTGATCGAGCCCCCCGGATCCCCCCTGTGCAGCAACTCCAGCATCCGGGGCACTCCCAGGCCAGTGGCATGGGGGGGAGAGCCCCAGCCTCATGCCCGGGCCCAGGAACATTCCTGGCAGGAGATCCTGCAGTTCTTGGAGCTCCACCTGGGGTCGGTTGCCACCATGAAGCTCTGA